In a single window of the Saccharothrix australiensis genome:
- a CDS encoding signal peptidase I encodes MAGRAVCRAVLGVVAGLALWSLVPLAIGWHSTAVVSGSMSPRVERGDVVAASPIAGDAVAAGQVVLFTDPGPRDRRLLHRVLSVNSDGTLVTKGDANHDPDATPVPPEDVLGLARLRVPWAGLPVTWLGEGRWLPLSATAGALALIAAGAFGPGPRTRRQAVTAGTALLALVALGVTTSGAGFTAVTAATASWRTAPPSGYPAAVLADDPLYYYRLEETAGPTARDASGNGYDAGFRGSPQYGMAGALPSTPDAKATGFPSNTGLGFATTTTRPAPSQFTWEAFLRADYTSSESTLFQFVSDGGAAHYRVMLRGGEISLLQNASTDPLTLGSGYLTNGTSWQHVAIVVSQSTAQVFVNGKASPATALRKPGLVVPASRVSFAGPEGAPADKPYKGTLDEVAIYPRALPADRVQAHYDAR; translated from the coding sequence GTGGCCGGGCGGGCGGTCTGCCGCGCGGTGCTCGGCGTCGTGGCCGGCCTGGCGCTCTGGTCGCTCGTGCCACTGGCGATCGGCTGGCACAGCACCGCCGTGGTGTCCGGCTCGATGTCGCCCCGCGTCGAGCGCGGCGACGTGGTGGCGGCCTCGCCGATCGCGGGTGACGCGGTCGCCGCCGGGCAGGTCGTCCTGTTCACCGATCCGGGACCGCGCGACCGGAGGCTCCTGCACCGGGTGCTGTCGGTGAACAGCGACGGGACGCTGGTGACGAAGGGCGACGCGAACCACGACCCCGACGCGACCCCGGTGCCGCCGGAGGACGTGCTGGGCCTGGCGCGGCTGCGCGTCCCGTGGGCCGGGCTGCCCGTGACGTGGCTCGGCGAGGGCCGGTGGCTGCCGCTGTCGGCCACCGCGGGCGCGCTGGCGCTGATCGCGGCGGGCGCGTTCGGACCGGGTCCGCGCACGAGGCGGCAGGCCGTGACGGCGGGGACGGCGCTGCTGGCGCTGGTCGCGCTCGGGGTGACCACGTCGGGGGCCGGGTTCACCGCCGTCACCGCCGCCACCGCGAGCTGGCGGACCGCGCCGCCGTCCGGGTACCCGGCGGCCGTCCTGGCCGACGACCCGCTGTACTACTACCGGCTGGAGGAGACCGCCGGGCCGACCGCGCGGGACGCGTCCGGCAACGGCTACGACGCCGGGTTCCGGGGCTCCCCGCAGTACGGGATGGCCGGCGCGCTGCCCTCCACCCCGGACGCCAAGGCGACCGGGTTCCCGTCGAACACGGGGCTCGGGTTCGCCACCACGACCACGCGGCCCGCGCCGTCGCAGTTCACGTGGGAGGCGTTCCTCAGGGCCGACTACACGTCGTCGGAGAGCACGCTGTTCCAGTTCGTGTCCGACGGCGGCGCGGCGCACTACCGGGTCATGCTGCGCGGCGGTGAGATCAGCCTGCTCCAGAACGCCTCCACCGACCCGCTGACCCTGGGCTCGGGGTACCTGACGAACGGCACCTCCTGGCAGCACGTCGCGATCGTGGTCTCGCAGAGCACCGCGCAGGTGTTCGTCAACGGCAAGGCGAGCCCGGCGACGGCGCTGCGCAAACCGGGCCTGGTGGTGCCGGCCTCGCGCGTGTCGTTCGCCGGTCCGGAGGGCGCGCCGGCGGACAAGCCGTACAAGGGCACGTTGGACGAGGTCGCGATCTACCCGCGAGCGCTGCCCGCGGACCGGGTCCAGGCCCACTACGACGCCCGCTAG
- a CDS encoding AfsR/SARP family transcriptional regulator gives MQDTGVVLGVVMAVWFRLWGGVEAEVDGVPLDLGPAKQRGVLAVLLVEANRVVPADLLLDRLWGGRPPHRARSTLYSYLSRLRAVLSVTDEARLVRRSGGYQLTLDEQRVDLHRSRHLVARARAADDERAVALLEQALELWRGEPLAGLDSPWAEGLRVALDGERLAAELDHADVALRRGRHAALLPGLADRARRHPLDERIAAQLMLALCRGGRQADALEHYRRLRARLVDELGTDPGTHLQQLYQRILTADPDLVAPAAVTARSPVAPRQLPAAPALFTGRAPELAELDRIVPAAPLDGPAGRSDTHEPAGAPDTRGPGGAAGTRSPDGRHRTHGPDHAPGTNADDAPGAAAPGAPPRAAGHPPPTGATVVISAIGGAGGIGKTWLALAWANRHRERFSDGQLFVDLRGFSPTGEPMTPGEALRGFLDALGVSPDRVPHDLDARAALYRSLTAERRMLVVLDNAAAVDQVAPLLPGGTSCTVLVTSRNRLPALVARHGARPLSLDVLTDTESRALLTAALGAARVAAEEPAAADLVRLCGGFPLALAVIAARAAAEPHLPLAETVAELRAFGVDALDDSDPTASLPAVLSWSLRRLTEPQRTAFALLGIAPGPDTGLPAAADLVGASRRETRAVLRALADASLLERTPGDRYAMHDLVRAYAATRAHDTVPEPTRDAALTRVVDFYLHTAHTAQRLFDPHVPLIPPGPPAPGVHPHPLPDQPTALAWLDAEHPHLLAAQQTAVARRRHHTAWHLAWNLTGFYRLRGHLRDDLAAWRAALEAAEHLPDPTTRIRALRNLGRAHSRLGGHEEATAHLHRALALAERHRDTGLRATIHHELAVAWERRGDDRKALDHARHTLELHRTLDNPVWEARALNSVGWHAARLGDHDTARAHCRAALVLFRRHHNPDGEAATLDSLGYIHYHTRRHHLAVHYYHQALALYRSLGNTYETANTLDNLGRPQAALGRRDRARAVWREALELYREQGRHADAHRVRRRLDGLDDTAAGGPEDH, from the coding sequence GTGCAGGACACAGGCGTGGTGCTGGGGGTCGTGATGGCGGTGTGGTTCCGGTTGTGGGGCGGTGTCGAGGCCGAGGTCGATGGCGTGCCGCTCGACCTCGGGCCCGCGAAGCAGCGCGGCGTGCTCGCGGTGCTGCTGGTCGAGGCCAACCGGGTCGTGCCCGCCGACCTGCTGCTCGACCGCCTGTGGGGCGGGCGTCCCCCGCACCGGGCGCGCAGCACGCTGTACAGCTACCTGTCGCGCCTGCGCGCGGTGCTGTCGGTGACGGACGAGGCGCGGCTGGTCCGCCGCTCCGGCGGGTACCAGCTCACCCTGGACGAGCAGCGCGTCGACCTGCACCGGTCCCGCCACCTGGTGGCGCGGGCCCGCGCGGCGGACGACGAGCGGGCGGTGGCGCTGCTGGAGCAGGCGCTGGAGCTGTGGCGGGGCGAGCCGCTGGCCGGCCTGGACAGCCCGTGGGCGGAGGGCCTGCGCGTCGCGCTGGACGGTGAACGGCTGGCCGCCGAGCTGGACCACGCCGACGTGGCGCTGCGCCGCGGCCGGCACGCCGCGCTGCTGCCCGGTCTGGCCGACCGCGCGCGGCGGCACCCGCTGGACGAGCGGATCGCCGCGCAGCTCATGCTGGCCCTCTGCCGCGGCGGTCGCCAGGCCGACGCGCTGGAGCACTACCGGCGGCTCCGCGCCCGGCTGGTCGACGAGCTGGGCACCGACCCCGGCACGCACCTCCAGCAGCTCTACCAGCGCATCCTCACCGCCGACCCCGACCTGGTCGCCCCGGCGGCGGTGACCGCGCGGTCGCCGGTCGCGCCACGCCAGCTGCCCGCCGCGCCCGCGCTGTTCACCGGCCGCGCCCCCGAGTTGGCCGAGCTGGACCGCATCGTCCCGGCCGCGCCCCTCGATGGCCCCGCCGGGAGATCGGACACCCACGAGCCCGCCGGCGCACCCGACACCCGCGGTCCGGGCGGCGCGGCCGGCACCCGCAGTCCCGACGGCAGGCACCGCACCCACGGTCCGGACCACGCGCCCGGCACGAACGCCGACGACGCGCCCGGCGCGGCGGCTCCCGGCGCACCGCCCCGAGCGGCCGGGCACCCGCCGCCGACCGGCGCGACGGTGGTCATCTCGGCCATCGGCGGTGCGGGCGGCATCGGCAAGACCTGGCTCGCGCTGGCCTGGGCCAACCGCCACCGGGAGCGGTTCTCCGACGGTCAGCTGTTCGTGGACCTGCGCGGCTTCAGCCCCACCGGCGAGCCGATGACGCCGGGCGAGGCGCTGCGCGGCTTCCTCGACGCCCTCGGCGTCTCCCCCGACCGCGTGCCGCACGACCTGGACGCCCGCGCCGCCCTGTACCGCAGCCTGACCGCCGAGCGGCGGATGCTGGTCGTGCTGGACAACGCCGCCGCGGTCGACCAGGTGGCGCCGCTGCTGCCCGGCGGCACCTCGTGCACCGTGCTGGTCACCAGCCGGAACCGGCTGCCCGCGCTGGTCGCCCGGCACGGCGCCCGACCGCTGTCCCTCGACGTCCTCACCGACACCGAGTCCCGCGCCCTGCTGACGGCGGCCCTGGGCGCGGCGCGCGTGGCGGCCGAGGAGCCCGCCGCCGCCGACCTGGTCCGGCTGTGCGGCGGGTTCCCGCTGGCGCTGGCGGTGATCGCGGCCCGCGCCGCCGCCGAACCCCACCTGCCGCTGGCGGAGACCGTCGCCGAGCTGCGCGCCTTCGGCGTGGACGCGCTGGACGACAGCGACCCGACGGCGAGCCTGCCCGCCGTGCTGTCCTGGTCCCTGCGCCGGCTCACCGAGCCGCAGCGCACCGCGTTCGCCCTGCTGGGCATCGCGCCCGGACCGGACACCGGCCTGCCGGCCGCCGCCGACCTCGTCGGCGCGTCGCGCCGGGAGACCCGCGCCGTGCTGCGCGCCCTGGCCGACGCCTCGCTGCTCGAACGCACACCCGGCGACCGCTACGCCATGCACGACCTGGTCCGCGCCTACGCCGCCACCCGCGCACACGACACCGTGCCCGAACCGACCCGCGACGCGGCCCTGACCCGCGTGGTCGACTTCTACCTGCACACCGCGCACACCGCCCAGCGGCTGTTCGACCCCCACGTGCCGCTGATCCCGCCGGGACCGCCCGCGCCCGGCGTCCACCCGCACCCGCTGCCCGACCAGCCCACCGCCCTGGCCTGGCTGGACGCCGAGCACCCCCACCTGCTCGCCGCCCAGCAGACCGCGGTCGCCCGGCGCCGCCACCACACCGCCTGGCACCTCGCCTGGAACCTGACCGGCTTCTACCGCCTGCGGGGGCACCTCCGCGACGACCTCGCCGCGTGGCGGGCCGCGCTGGAGGCCGCCGAGCACTTGCCGGACCCGACCACCCGCATCCGCGCCCTCCGCAACCTCGGCCGCGCGCACTCCCGGCTGGGCGGGCACGAGGAGGCCACCGCGCACCTGCACCGGGCGCTCGCCCTCGCCGAGCGCCACCGCGACACCGGCCTGCGGGCCACCATCCACCACGAGCTCGCGGTCGCGTGGGAGCGGCGGGGCGACGACCGCAAGGCCCTCGACCACGCCCGGCACACCCTGGAGCTGCACCGCACCCTCGACAACCCGGTGTGGGAGGCGCGGGCGCTCAACTCGGTCGGGTGGCACGCCGCGCGCCTGGGCGACCACGACACCGCCCGCGCGCACTGCCGGGCCGCGCTCGTCCTGTTCCGACGCCACCACAACCCCGACGGCGAGGCGGCGACGCTGGACAGCCTCGGCTACATCCACTACCACACGCGCCGGCACCACCTGGCCGTCCACTACTACCACCAGGCCCTCGCCCTGTACCGGTCGCTCGGCAACACCTACGAGACCGCCAACACCCTGGACAACCTCGGCCGCCCGCAGGCCGCGCTCGGGCGGCGGGACCGGGCCCGCGCGGTGTGGCGGGAAGCGCTGGAGCTGTACCGGGAACAAGGCCGCCACGCCGACGCGCACCGCGTCCGGCGACGGCTCGACGGGCTCGACGACACCGCCGCGGGCGGCCCCGAGGACCACTGA
- a CDS encoding lytic polysaccharide monooxygenase, which translates to MSVKRKLAAVLAGVGIAPFIVVVSAGTASAHGYITSPPSRQANCAAGKVSNCGDIIYEPASVEGLKGQQNCHGGDARWAPLNDDRKAWPATSVGDSVSFNWLITANHSTSTWQYFVGGSKIAEFNDHGRQPGRTVKHDVSLGGRTGRIKLLAVWNIADTAMAFYNCVDLQVGPGGGPNPTTTTTPTTTTTPPTTTTTTPPVTGPWAAGVSYPAGSQVTYGGASYRCLQAHTSLTGWEPPNVASLWQRL; encoded by the coding sequence ATGAGTGTGAAACGCAAGCTCGCGGCGGTGCTCGCCGGCGTGGGCATCGCCCCGTTCATCGTCGTGGTGTCGGCCGGCACGGCCAGCGCGCACGGTTACATCACCTCGCCGCCCAGCCGGCAGGCGAACTGCGCCGCGGGCAAGGTGTCCAACTGCGGCGACATCATCTACGAGCCGGCGAGCGTGGAGGGCCTCAAGGGGCAGCAGAACTGCCACGGCGGCGACGCCCGCTGGGCGCCCCTGAACGACGACCGCAAGGCGTGGCCCGCCACGTCGGTCGGCGACTCGGTCTCGTTCAACTGGCTGATCACGGCCAACCACTCCACCAGCACGTGGCAGTACTTCGTCGGCGGCAGCAAGATCGCCGAGTTCAACGACCACGGCCGCCAGCCCGGCCGCACGGTCAAGCACGACGTCAGCCTCGGTGGCCGCACCGGCCGCATCAAGCTGTTGGCCGTCTGGAACATCGCCGACACCGCGATGGCGTTCTACAACTGCGTCGACCTCCAGGTCGGCCCCGGTGGCGGCCCCAACCCGACGACCACCACCACGCCGACGACCACCACCACGCCGCCCACCACGACGACCACGACCCCGCCGGTGACCGGTCCGTGGGCGGCGGGCGTCTCCTACCCGGCCGGTTCGCAGGTGACCTACGGCGGCGCGTCCTACCGCTGCCTCCAGGCCCACACCTCGCTGACCGGCTGGGAGCCGCCGAACGTCGCTTCCCTCTGGCAGCGGCTGTAG
- a CDS encoding glycosyltransferase, translated as MRVLFTFAGGAGHFQPLVPIARAVVAAGHTVAFAAGPARRAAVEAAGFTAFAVGRGGGAAATAERRPLLVPDRQREDDDLREIFVRQGVTRRLPDYLDLFGRWRPDVVVCEETDFGGVLAAEVLGLPYANAQVIASGSFVRPAVVAPALAELRAEQGLPPDPDLVTQHRHLLLSPFPPSFRHPDFPLPGTAFPIRPPVGGPAGSDRPTVYFTLGTVFNTESGDLFHRVLAGLGDLPVDVVATVGEHVDPAEFGEQRAGVRIVRYLPQDEVLPRCDVVVSHGGSGSVIGALAHGLPVVVLPMGADQPHNAEQCVRLGVGRELDPVAATPQDVRAAVAEVLADPGYRRAAERVRAEILDLPEPARAVPLLERLAAAPVVRSGS; from the coding sequence ATGCGCGTATTGTTCACCTTCGCCGGCGGGGCGGGGCACTTCCAACCGCTGGTGCCGATCGCCCGCGCCGTGGTCGCCGCCGGCCACACCGTCGCGTTCGCCGCGGGGCCGGCGCGGCGGGCGGCCGTCGAAGCGGCCGGTTTCACCGCGTTCGCCGTGGGCCGTGGCGGCGGCGCCGCCGCCACGGCCGAACGCCGCCCGCTGCTCGTGCCGGACCGGCAGCGCGAGGACGACGACCTGCGCGAGATCTTCGTGCGACAGGGGGTGACCCGGAGGCTGCCGGACTACCTGGACCTGTTCGGCCGGTGGCGGCCGGACGTGGTGGTCTGCGAGGAGACGGACTTCGGCGGCGTGCTCGCGGCCGAGGTGCTCGGGCTGCCCTACGCCAACGCGCAGGTCATCGCATCGGGTTCGTTCGTGCGGCCGGCGGTGGTCGCGCCCGCGCTGGCCGAACTGCGCGCCGAACAGGGGCTGCCGCCCGACCCCGACCTGGTCACGCAGCACCGGCACCTGCTGCTCTCGCCGTTCCCGCCCAGCTTCCGCCACCCGGACTTCCCCCTGCCGGGCACCGCTTTCCCGATCCGCCCGCCGGTGGGTGGGCCGGCCGGGTCCGACCGGCCCACCGTCTACTTCACCCTCGGCACGGTGTTCAACACCGAGTCCGGCGACCTGTTCCACCGCGTGCTGGCCGGGCTGGGCGACCTGCCGGTGGACGTGGTGGCGACGGTCGGCGAGCACGTCGACCCGGCGGAGTTCGGCGAGCAGCGGGCGGGCGTGCGCATCGTCCGCTACCTGCCGCAGGACGAGGTGCTGCCGCGCTGCGACGTGGTGGTCTCGCACGGCGGGTCGGGCAGCGTGATCGGCGCGCTGGCGCACGGCCTGCCGGTGGTGGTGCTGCCGATGGGCGCGGACCAGCCGCACAACGCCGAGCAGTGCGTCCGGCTCGGGGTGGGCCGGGAGTTGGACCCCGTCGCCGCCACCCCGCAGGACGTGCGGGCCGCCGTGGCGGAGGTGCTGGCGGACCCGGGGTACCGGCGGGCGGCCGAGCGGGTGCGCGCCGAGATCCTCGACCTGCCCGAGCCCGCGCGGGCGGTGCCCCTGCTCGAACGGCTGGCCGCCGCGCCGGTGGTGCGCTCCGGGAGCTGA